The following coding sequences lie in one Phragmites australis chromosome 8, lpPhrAust1.1, whole genome shotgun sequence genomic window:
- the LOC133926648 gene encoding SUPPRESSOR OF GAMMA RESPONSE 1-like: MAGTSWIIDSQRFATKIKNASGSLDPSKQKWVSNPSKKCPKCNHVIDNSDVVHQWPGLPKGVKFDPSDQELLWHLLAKHGKAGVKPHPFIVEFIPTVEEDDGICYTHPQKLPGVKQDGVVSHFFHRTFKAYNTGTRKRRKINTDDLADVHWHKTGKTKPVLVDGKHLGCKKIMVLYMSTVKGGKPEKTNWVIHQYHLGTGEDEKDGEYVVSKLFFQHKSGEKNVQELTTMDGVESIAAEADLPDFPLLPSEEHIGRDQDVILNPDNPYQVIGNCETNIEENAAEENVDLPPSEKPDNGDNPQSQDLKFWEGDSQFELLNSQQLAEGLAICDEFLLSQSQTSCGGGDEPKAIKPRLAVYAQLPAEDFKQDLEECQRLEPLDNGNLDLDNTTEFRLSQFEFSQDSFTTWAGGKMIDD, translated from the exons ATGGCTGG GACATCTTGGATAATTGACAGCCAAAGATTTGCtaccaaaataaaaaatgcttCTGGCTCTTTGGATCCCAGTAAACAGAAATGGGTGAGCAACCCAAGTAAGAAGTGCCCAAAGTGCAACCATGTCATTGATAACAGTGAT GTTGTTCACCAGTGGCCCGGTTTGCCTAAAGGTGTAAAATTTGATCCGTCTGACCAGGAATTGCTTTGGCACTTACTGGCAAAACATGGCAAAGCTGGTGTAAAACCTCATCCATTCATTGTTGAATTTATTCCAACGGTTGAGGAAGATGATGGCATCTGCTACACTCATCCACAGAAACTTCCAG GTGTTAAGCAAGATGGAGTTGTATCACACTTTTTCCACAGAACATTTAAGGCCTATAACACTGGGACTAGGAAGCGTCGAAAGATAAACACTGATGATCTTGCTGATGTCCATTGGCATAAGACGGGAAAGACAAAGCCAGTATTAGTTGATGGGAAGCACCTTGGCTGTAAGAAAATAATGGTGCTGTATATGAGTACTGTGAAGGGTGGGAAGCCCGAGAAGACTAATTGGGTGATTCATCAGTACCACCTAGGCACTGGGGAGGATGAGAAAGATGGTGAATATGTTgtctcaaaattattttttcagcATAAATCTGGGGAGAAGAATGTGCAAGAGTTAACCACCATGGATGGTGTTGAATCTATAGCTGCTGAAGCAGATCTTCCTGATTTCCCATTATTACCCTCTGAAGAACATATTGGTAGAGACCAGGACGTTATCCTGAATCCTGATAACCCTTACCAG GTAATCGGAAACTGTGAAACAAACATTGAAGAGAATGCTGCTGAAGAGAATGTTGACCTTCCACCCTCTGAAAAACCCGACAATGGAGATAATCCCCAATCACAAGATCTGAAATTTTGGGAAGGTGATTCCCAGTTTGAACTGTTAAACTCTCAGCAGCTGGCAGAAGGCCTTGCTATTTGCGATGAGTTCCTCCTGAGTCAGTCTCAGACCTCATGTGGCGGTGGAGATGAACCCAAAGCGATCAAGCCTCGACTGGCTGTTTATGCCCAGCTGCCAGCAGAGGACTTCAAACAGGATTTAGAAGAGTGTCAGAGGTTGGAGCCCTTGGACAATGGAAATCTCGACCTTGACAACACAACTGAATTTCGACTGAGCCAATTT GAATTTTCGCAGGACAGCTTTACAACATGGGCTGGTGGGAAGATGATTGACGACTGA
- the LOC133925849 gene encoding gibberellin-regulated protein 4-like, translated as MARKVSFLLLALLLLAVAFPSEVMGGGNLKPWECSPKCESRCSRTQYKKACLTFCNKCCVKCLCVPPGYYGNKGACPCYNNWKTKEGGPKCP; from the exons ATGGCTAGAAAGGTCTCCTTCCTGCTCCtggcgctcctcctcctcgccgtcgccttcCCTTCG GAGGTCATGGGAGGAGGCAACCTCAAGCCATGGG AGTGCTCGCCCAAGTGCGAGTCGCGGTGCTCGCGGACGCAGTACAAGAAGGCGTGCCTGACCTTCTGCAACAAGTGTTGCGTCAAGTGCCTGTGCGTGCCCCCCGGGTACTACGGCAACAAGGGCGCCTGCCCCTGCTACAACAACTGGAAGACCAAGGAAGGAGGGCCCAAGTGCCCATAA